A genome region from Sphingobium sp. WTD-1 includes the following:
- a CDS encoding biopolymer transporter ExbD produces MAMSMGSDDGEPMMEMNTTPLIDVMLVLLIMFIITIPIQTHAVKIDLPQNAPPSDTVVDPVKNKVAIDAGGVISWNGAPIDLLTLRQYLQQSLRLPVEPELQFQPNAQTRYVVVDEVLAEIKRAGVTKLGFVGNEQYSAF; encoded by the coding sequence ATGGCCATGAGCATGGGCTCCGATGATGGCGAGCCGATGATGGAAATGAACACGACGCCGTTGATCGACGTCATGCTCGTTCTCCTCATCATGTTCATCATCACCATTCCGATCCAGACCCACGCGGTTAAGATCGATCTGCCGCAGAACGCGCCTCCGAGCGACACTGTGGTCGACCCTGTCAAGAACAAGGTCGCGATCGATGCCGGCGGCGTGATCAGCTGGAACGGTGCGCCGATCGACCTGCTGACCCTGCGTCAGTATCTGCAGCAGTCGCTGCGTCTGCCCGTCGAGCCGGAACTGCAGTTCCAGCCCAACGCGCAGACCCGCTACGTCGTCGTTGACGAGGTTCTGGCGGAGATCAAGCGTGCGGGCGTGACCAAGCTGGGTTTCGTCGGCAACGAACAATATAGCGCTTTCTGA
- a CDS encoding biopolymer transporter ExbD, with translation MAMSVGPGGGDDKPLSDINTTPLVDVMLVLLIIFLIAVPVVVQTVELQLPKVAFEPTTTKPENVSLSVTSAPDGSCAVYWNLTKVSSDDLLDRAVAKLEADIKKAGGVENMTPEDLPEVHIRGDINTPYRCIGGTIYTMQRAGFPKVGFISEPEPGTSTTRL, from the coding sequence ATGGCAATGAGTGTTGGCCCCGGCGGCGGTGACGACAAGCCCTTGTCCGACATCAACACGACGCCGCTCGTCGACGTCATGTTGGTGCTGCTCATCATCTTTCTCATCGCGGTCCCGGTCGTCGTCCAGACGGTTGAGCTGCAGCTTCCCAAGGTGGCTTTCGAGCCGACCACGACGAAGCCGGAAAATGTTTCTTTGTCGGTCACCTCTGCGCCCGACGGCAGCTGTGCGGTATATTGGAACCTGACCAAGGTCAGTTCCGATGATCTGCTTGATCGTGCCGTGGCCAAGCTGGAAGCGGACATCAAGAAGGCCGGCGGCGTTGAAAATATGACGCCTGAAGATTTGCCCGAAGTGCATATCCGCGGCGACATCAATACCCCCTATCGTTGCATCGGCGGCACCATCTACACGATGCAGCGCGCCGGTTTCCCGAAGGTGGGCTTCATCTCCGAGCCGGAACCCGGCACGTCGACGACCCGCCTCTGA
- a CDS encoding MotA/TolQ/ExbB proton channel family protein, with translation MLMYLAAAAPKPENPYGLMEALEQGGTIAWTVFIILCAMSVGTFYILFTKLIEQQKVISQGKKIRATFWRAGSLKEASAKLEKNSAYKQIVDDGIKAQEEHGKLKDPVEAHDWLHGSLARSEAAINSSLGGGLAFLATVGSTSPFIGLFGTVIGIYRALIKIGAAGQASIDAVAGPVGEALIMTALGLAVAVPAVLAYNFLQRRNKSIAEQLNGFTVDLLAYLVSDGAVKPTVAAAPAAAAKPAAAPTKA, from the coding sequence ATGTTGATGTATCTCGCAGCCGCGGCGCCCAAGCCGGAAAACCCGTACGGCCTGATGGAAGCCCTGGAGCAGGGCGGCACCATTGCCTGGACCGTCTTCATCATCCTCTGCGCCATGTCGGTTGGCACTTTCTACATCCTGTTCACCAAGCTGATCGAACAGCAGAAGGTGATCAGCCAGGGCAAGAAGATCCGTGCGACCTTCTGGCGCGCTGGTTCGCTGAAGGAAGCTTCGGCCAAGCTCGAAAAGAACTCGGCCTACAAGCAGATCGTCGATGACGGCATCAAGGCTCAGGAAGAGCATGGCAAGCTGAAGGATCCGGTCGAAGCCCATGACTGGCTGCACGGCTCGCTGGCGCGTTCGGAAGCCGCGATCAACTCGTCGCTGGGTGGCGGTCTGGCCTTCCTCGCCACCGTCGGTTCGACCTCGCCGTTCATCGGTCTGTTCGGTACCGTTATCGGCATCTACCGCGCCCTGATCAAGATCGGCGCTGCCGGTCAGGCCTCGATCGACGCCGTTGCCGGCCCGGTCGGTGAAGCTCTGATCATGACCGCTCTGGGTCTGGCCGTGGCCGTTCCCGCCGTTCTGGCCTACAACTTCCTGCAGCGTCGCAACAAGTCGATCGCCGAACAGCTGAACGGCTTCACCGTCGACCTGCTGGCCTATCTGGTTTCGGACGGCGCCGTGAAGCCGACCGTTGCTGCCGCTCCGGCCGCTGCTGCCAAGCCGGCCGCTGCGCCGACCAAGGCCTAA
- a CDS encoding energy transducer TonB, with the protein MAYADHSQGSSRTISIVIVALIHAVLGYAFVTGLGMKYVKKAAEQLNVIDVKEEPPPPDEEPPPPPPDKPIEPPPVVAPPPIVQTPAPAPPIQTVRTPPPVFNEVPVAAPPPAPPPPPAAKQAAKGVQPRGNPGSWATTEDYPSRALREEKQGTTGFRLEVGADGRVTSCSVTQSSGSPELDDATCKLVSRRARFSPAEDDQGNKIPSTYANRIQWRIPQ; encoded by the coding sequence ATGGCCTATGCTGACCACTCGCAAGGATCGAGTCGTACGATATCGATCGTCATCGTCGCCCTGATTCACGCTGTTCTCGGCTATGCCTTCGTCACCGGTCTTGGCATGAAATATGTCAAAAAGGCGGCGGAACAGCTGAACGTGATCGACGTGAAGGAGGAGCCCCCGCCACCTGACGAGGAGCCGCCGCCGCCGCCGCCGGACAAGCCGATTGAGCCTCCGCCGGTCGTCGCGCCGCCGCCGATCGTCCAGACCCCGGCCCCCGCGCCGCCGATCCAGACGGTTCGGACGCCGCCGCCGGTATTCAATGAGGTTCCGGTCGCCGCACCGCCGCCGGCACCCCCGCCGCCGCCCGCCGCAAAGCAGGCTGCAAAGGGTGTGCAGCCGCGTGGTAATCCGGGTTCCTGGGCAACCACGGAAGACTATCCTTCGCGCGCTCTGCGTGAAGAAAAGCAGGGGACCACTGGTTTCCGTCTTGAAGTGGGTGCCGATGGCCGTGTCACGAGCTGCAGCGTTACGCAGTCGAGTGGCTCGCCTGAACTGGACGACGCAACTTGTAAGCTGGTTTCCCGCCGCGCGCGCTTTAGCCCCGCGGAAGATGACCAGGGTAACAAGATCCCGTCGACCTACGCGAACCGCATTCAGTGGCGGATCCCGCAGTAA
- a CDS encoding homoserine dehydrogenase: MTNLHRHAPLRVALVGLGTVGGGVIRLLNTNGDLIARRAGCPVQVVAISARDRNKDRGVDLSPYEWVDDMTTLATRDDIDVVVELIGGADGPALTLARQCLAAGKPFVTANKAMLAHHGLDLASRAEKAGVALKYEAAVAGGIPVIKGMREGAAANEISRVYGILNGTCNYILTTMEKEGRGFDEVLKEAQELGYAEADPSFDIDGVDAAHKLTILASLAFGTELDFDHVATTGIRHVIAADIAEAAALGFRIRLVGMAENGPEGLFQRVHPMLVPLDHPLAHVDGSLNAVVAEGNFVGRLFFQGRGAGDGPTASAVVADLIDVARDEYGDALAMPVAALTPQQPADAGQRIGRAYLRFKVQDRPGVLAEIAAATRDAGVSIESMIQRGANQADGVLVAIVTHAGEERCVRETLERLAGSDSLLDTPMVMHILD, encoded by the coding sequence ATGACCAATCTCCACCGCCATGCCCCGCTGCGCGTCGCGCTCGTTGGCCTCGGAACGGTGGGTGGCGGCGTCATTCGCCTGCTCAACACCAATGGCGACCTGATTGCCCGCCGTGCCGGCTGCCCGGTGCAGGTGGTCGCCATCTCCGCACGCGACCGCAACAAGGATCGCGGCGTCGACCTGTCCCCCTATGAATGGGTCGATGACATGACGACGCTGGCGACCCGCGACGATATCGACGTGGTGGTCGAACTGATCGGTGGCGCCGACGGCCCCGCCCTCACCCTTGCCCGCCAGTGCCTGGCCGCCGGCAAGCCGTTCGTCACCGCCAACAAGGCGATGCTGGCCCATCATGGCCTCGACCTCGCCAGTCGGGCGGAGAAGGCGGGCGTGGCGCTGAAATATGAAGCGGCGGTCGCTGGCGGCATCCCGGTCATCAAGGGCATGCGCGAAGGCGCGGCGGCCAACGAGATCAGCCGCGTCTACGGCATCCTCAACGGCACCTGCAATTACATCCTGACCACCATGGAAAAGGAAGGCCGGGGCTTTGACGAGGTGCTGAAGGAAGCCCAGGAACTAGGCTATGCCGAGGCAGATCCGAGCTTCGACATTGACGGCGTCGATGCCGCGCACAAGCTGACCATCCTCGCCAGCCTGGCCTTTGGCACCGAACTGGACTTCGACCATGTCGCCACCACCGGCATCCGCCATGTGATCGCCGCCGACATTGCCGAGGCAGCGGCGCTGGGCTTCCGCATCCGCCTGGTCGGCATGGCCGAGAATGGCCCGGAAGGGCTGTTCCAGCGCGTCCATCCGATGCTGGTGCCGCTCGACCATCCGCTGGCCCATGTCGATGGCTCGCTCAATGCCGTCGTGGCCGAGGGCAATTTCGTCGGCCGTCTCTTCTTCCAGGGGCGTGGCGCGGGCGACGGCCCGACCGCTTCGGCCGTGGTCGCCGACCTGATCGACGTGGCGCGGGACGAATATGGCGATGCGCTGGCAATGCCGGTCGCCGCCCTGACCCCGCAGCAGCCGGCAGACGCCGGCCAGCGGATCGGCCGCGCCTATCTGCGCTTCAAGGTGCAGGATCGCCCCGGCGTGCTGGCCGAGATTGCCGCCGCGACCCGCGATGCCGGCGTCTCGATCGAGAGCATGATCCAGCGCGGCGCCAACCAGGCCGATGGCGTGCTGGTGGCGATCGTCACCCATGCCGGCGAGGAACGCTGCGTGCGCGAGACGCTGGAGCGGCTGGCCGGCTCCGACAGCCTACTCGACACGCCGATGGTCATGCATATTCTGGATTGA
- the glpX gene encoding class II fructose-bisphosphatase has product MVQASSILDRVLVLEMVRVTEAAAIAASKLIGRGDEKAADAAAVEAMRLAFNDLYMDGTVVIGEGERDEAPMLYIGEKVGNAIGKGPKIDIALDPLEGTTITAKAGPNALAVLAISEEGGLLNAPDVYMDKIAVGPGYPDDIIDLNKSVKENVEAVAQHKGVDPHEIIVCVLDRPRHEKLIAELRAIGCGIMLIPDGDVAGVIATTDPETTIDIYMGSGGAPEGVLACAALRCVGGQFKGRLLFRNDDEKQRAYKWGITDLDKVYDLKELAKGDCIFAATGVTDGSLLAGVKRLPGDKLTTESVVMRASTGTVRWVKGEHRVERKDA; this is encoded by the coding sequence ATGGTGCAGGCTAGTTCGATACTCGATCGCGTCTTGGTGCTTGAAATGGTGCGTGTCACCGAAGCGGCTGCGATTGCAGCCTCCAAGCTGATTGGTCGAGGCGACGAGAAGGCCGCCGACGCCGCTGCGGTCGAGGCGATGCGCCTGGCCTTCAACGACCTTTATATGGACGGCACCGTCGTGATCGGCGAAGGCGAGCGCGACGAGGCACCGATGCTCTATATCGGCGAGAAGGTCGGCAATGCGATCGGCAAAGGCCCCAAGATCGACATCGCGCTCGATCCGCTGGAAGGCACCACCATCACCGCCAAGGCCGGCCCCAATGCGCTGGCCGTGCTCGCCATTTCGGAAGAAGGCGGCCTGCTCAACGCGCCCGACGTCTATATGGACAAGATCGCCGTCGGTCCGGGCTATCCCGACGACATCATCGACCTCAACAAGTCGGTGAAGGAGAATGTCGAGGCAGTAGCCCAGCACAAGGGCGTCGATCCGCATGAAATCATCGTCTGCGTGCTGGATCGCCCGCGCCACGAGAAGCTGATCGCCGAACTGCGCGCGATCGGTTGCGGCATCATGCTGATCCCGGACGGCGACGTTGCCGGCGTGATCGCGACCACCGATCCCGAAACCACGATCGACATCTATATGGGATCGGGCGGCGCGCCCGAGGGCGTGCTGGCCTGTGCCGCGCTGCGCTGCGTCGGAGGTCAGTTCAAGGGCCGCCTGCTGTTCCGCAACGATGACGAGAAGCAGCGCGCCTACAAGTGGGGCATCACCGACCTGGACAAGGTCTATGACCTCAAGGAACTGGCCAAGGGCGACTGCATCTTTGCCGCGACCGGTGTGACCGACGGGTCGCTGCTGGCCGGCGTGAAGCGCCTGCCCGGCGACAAGCTGACCACCGAGAGCGTGGTGATGCGCGCCAGCACCGGCACCGTGCGCTGGGTCAAGGGCGAGCATCGCGTGGAGCGCAAGGACGCCTGA
- a CDS encoding MerC domain-containing protein, which yields MSSSLRHALESGRLDRLAMALSGLCVAHCFLTAVVLGLLASAGGIFGSPIFHEAGLALAILMGAIALGHGALVHRFMMPAAIGSLGLGIMAGALTMDHGWQESAYTLLGVAILALGHDLNHRASH from the coding sequence ATGTCGTCCAGCCTCCGCCACGCTCTGGAATCCGGCCGCCTCGATCGCCTCGCGATGGCGCTCTCGGGCCTGTGCGTCGCGCATTGCTTCCTGACGGCGGTCGTGCTGGGCCTGCTGGCGTCGGCTGGCGGGATCTTCGGCAGCCCGATCTTCCATGAAGCGGGGCTGGCGCTCGCCATCCTGATGGGCGCGATCGCGCTCGGCCATGGCGCGCTCGTCCATCGCTTCATGATGCCGGCGGCGATCGGTTCGCTGGGCCTGGGCATCATGGCCGGCGCGCTGACCATGGACCATGGCTGGCAGGAAAGCGCCTATACGTTGCTTGGCGTCGCCATCCTCGCGCTCGGACACGATCTCAACCACCGCGCCAGCCACTGA
- a CDS encoding sensor domain-containing diguanylate cyclase, protein MTRSALRHISLKMSVFTGLLYFAVASLALLTSRFEGGLAFIWGANALLMAEMMTARMRAWPRLLISCMIASTIATALFGMGPLAAVPMAFINAGEALVVAYICRRMNVGRQIGGSMRELSIFVAALAGVANILAGIAAGLVVAFLLDGNFPHIWLQWYSGHVLGGLICTPLLLILLQGEVSRWARQARPIERLEAFGLLSAFALCSWWIFYRVDYPMLFASLLPLVLIAFRTGYAGAAAAIVILALIGGTATMTGHGPLRLVAADIPERIQFFQFYLALSFLLSVPVAAELNSRRRLIRMLRDSEARYRAFAEHSGDGVVNLSIDGIIQYVSPSAVDQIGIDADKLLGQPAVDLIDPEYRPFAIVTHRRALAHPGEAHAVEFRPNRPDNDCDWYEMLVRAVLDEQGRAIGVISTVRDISRHKARQRALHQAAAQDALTGADSRRAFQEKLDEQIARVAAGGRACLLLIDIDHFKSVNDRHGHAAGDRVLVGFVERLRQALRGTGSIGRLGGEEFAVLLPDVDLERAERICEHLRTRVGVRPFPLGNGEDIAITFSAGLVELDGCASAATLMEAADKALYAAKGSGRNCLRFAA, encoded by the coding sequence ATGACGCGGTCCGCCCTTCGCCATATCTCCCTGAAAATGTCGGTATTTACCGGCCTGCTTTACTTTGCGGTCGCGTCGCTTGCTCTGCTGACTTCGCGATTCGAAGGCGGCTTGGCCTTCATCTGGGGTGCCAATGCCCTGCTGATGGCGGAAATGATGACCGCGCGGATGCGCGCCTGGCCGCGCCTCCTGATCTCTTGCATGATTGCCAGCACGATCGCGACCGCCCTGTTCGGCATGGGGCCGCTCGCGGCGGTGCCGATGGCTTTCATCAATGCCGGCGAGGCGCTGGTCGTCGCCTATATCTGTCGCCGGATGAATGTCGGGCGGCAGATCGGCGGATCGATGCGCGAATTGAGCATTTTCGTGGCTGCGCTCGCCGGCGTAGCGAACATCCTCGCCGGCATCGCCGCCGGACTGGTGGTCGCTTTCCTGCTGGATGGCAATTTCCCCCATATCTGGCTGCAATGGTATAGCGGCCATGTGCTGGGTGGCCTCATCTGCACGCCCCTGCTGCTGATCCTGCTGCAGGGCGAGGTCAGCCGCTGGGCGCGCCAGGCCCGGCCGATCGAGCGGCTGGAGGCGTTCGGTCTGCTGTCTGCCTTCGCCCTATGCAGTTGGTGGATCTTCTATCGCGTCGATTATCCGATGCTGTTCGCCTCGCTGTTGCCGTTGGTGCTGATCGCCTTTCGCACCGGCTATGCGGGGGCGGCGGCGGCGATCGTCATTCTCGCCCTGATCGGCGGCACCGCGACCATGACCGGCCATGGCCCGCTCCGGCTGGTCGCGGCCGATATCCCCGAACGCATCCAGTTCTTCCAATTCTATCTCGCGCTCAGCTTCCTGCTGTCGGTTCCCGTGGCGGCCGAACTCAACAGCCGTCGCCGCCTGATCCGCATGTTGCGGGACAGCGAGGCGCGCTATCGGGCCTTCGCCGAACATAGCGGCGACGGCGTGGTCAATCTCAGCATCGACGGCATCATCCAATATGTCTCGCCTTCGGCCGTCGACCAGATCGGCATTGATGCGGACAAACTGCTGGGCCAGCCAGCCGTTGACCTGATCGACCCGGAATATCGCCCCTTCGCGATCGTCACCCATCGCCGCGCGCTCGCCCATCCGGGGGAGGCGCATGCGGTCGAATTTCGCCCCAACCGGCCGGACAATGATTGCGACTGGTATGAGATGCTGGTCCGCGCCGTGCTGGACGAGCAGGGGCGGGCGATCGGCGTCATCAGCACGGTGCGCGACATTTCCCGCCACAAGGCGCGCCAGCGGGCGCTGCACCAGGCCGCGGCGCAGGATGCCCTGACCGGCGCCGACAGCCGCCGCGCGTTCCAGGAAAAGCTGGACGAGCAGATCGCCCGCGTCGCCGCCGGTGGACGGGCCTGCCTGCTGCTGATCGACATTGATCATTTCAAGTCGGTCAATGACCGTCACGGCCATGCCGCCGGCGACCGGGTACTGGTCGGCTTTGTCGAGCGGCTGCGCCAGGCACTGCGCGGCACCGGCAGCATCGGTCGTCTGGGCGGCGAGGAGTTTGCCGTGCTGCTGCCCGATGTCGATCTGGAACGGGCCGAACGCATCTGCGAGCATCTGCGCACCCGCGTCGGGGTGCGGCCTTTCCCGCTCGGCAATGGCGAGGATATTGCCATCACCTTCAGCGCGGGCCTTGTCGAACTGGACGGCTGCGCCAGCGCCGCGACCCTGATGGAGGCGGCGGACAAGGCGCTCTATGCCGCCAAGGGCAGCGGTCGCAACTGTCTGCGCTTCGCCGCCTGA